The Pseudodesulfovibrio cashew genomic sequence GAACTTCTGAGAGGTGACGCGAAGCACGCCGCGCTTGTCGATGCGGCGCCGGAGCTTGCCCTTGACCGCCACCTTCTGGAACTGGGTCAGCGAGGGCGAAGCGTCCACATCGAAGAGCAGGGTCACCCGCGTGTCCGTGGTGTTGACGTGCTGGCCGCCGGGTCCGGAACTGCGAGAGGTGATGAATCGGAGCTCCCCATAAGGGATGCAAACGGTGTTGGTCAGGCGAATCATGAACACAGGGTGCCATGCTGCCAGGGAGGACGCAACCCCTTCCGGCGATTGACAATAGCCACGCTTGCTATATAGTTCGGAAACAATTGAGGAAGGATACAATTTAACCAGGCTGACGAGGTGAAAGATGACCAAGCCCTGTCCATGCGGTTCCGGCAAGGAACATGTCGAATGCTGCACCCCCTACATTAAGGGAGAGAAACCCGCGCCCACAGCGGAGGCACTGATGCGCTCCCGCTATTCGGCCTATGTTTTCAAGGAGCTGGACTACCTCAAAAAATCCTTGGCGCCCGAAGCCGTGGACGGCCATGATGACGCCTCGGTCAAGGATTGGGCCGAAAAGGCCGAGTGGCTTGGCCTGGAGATTCACGACACCTGGGCCGGCGGCGAGACCGACGACACGGGCATCGTGGAGTTCACCGCCCGCTACGCCATCGACGGCGAGGAGCTCGCCCACCGCGAGCGCAGTGAGTTCAGGAAGATTGCCAACGAGTGGCGCTACGTGGACGGCACCATGGTCTCCGGCCCGCCCGTGCGCAAGGAGCCCAAGGTGGGACGCAACGAGCCCTGCCCCTGCGGCTCCGGCAAGAAATACAAGAAGTGCTGCGGCCGCTAGGCCGGGCATCAAGACGCGACAGGGGACGCCTCGCATGAAGCGTCCCGCTTCCGTCTCTCCCCCTTCAGTCCGTCATTTTCCGACGGACACCCCATAGACCTTTTCCGCATTGCGGTAGGCAATCTTTTCAGCGACCGCGCGGGGCAACTGCCCCAGAATGAGCCGCTGACCTTCCACACCCTCAGCGTACCGACGCCACAGCTTGCGCATGTGCGGGTCCGTGGCGAACAGGATGCGGTCCTGAAAACGGATCAGCAATGCCTTCCACTCGGGCCGGAGCCGTTTACCATCGAGCATGGCCTCACCGATGGCAGCCTGCTTTGCCGAGTCCGCGAAGTCACCCATGTACCGCTCCTTCTTGGAGGTCAACGCGTACAGGTTGGGGTGCTGCTCCAGAAACGACGCAAGCTGATCCGCAGAAGCGAAGCCCATGTGCGGAAGCAGGAAGACCTGATCCGGCCAGGCCGCATACAGGGCATGGAATCGGGGAAAGTCGCGCTCCGGAGCATACGGCTCCCAGTGAGCCATGAACGGCACCTTGAGCGGAGCCAGGGCCTTGAGCAGCCGGGCCGTGCCCGGACGGGACGGGTCCACGTACCGCTCCCCGGCGGCGTTCAGCTTACCCGACTGCTTGTCGCCATGGGTGTAGAGCAGTTCCCCCACGAACCGGTAGCCGTGCTTCCGTATGCCGTCCGCCGTTGCCCTGATGTAGTCGGAGCTGACGTCGCCCGATAGCTGGAAATACTTGGGCGCGCCGAGGACAACCAGGTCCGGGTTGCGTTTCGCCAACTCAAGCACCGCTTTCTCGTTCTGGTGCAACCGCTTGCGGCTTCGGGCAAAGAGCGCGATCCGGCTTACGCCCGCCCCACGGACCAGGGTCATGGCCTTGTCCATGTCCACGGTCTCGTCGATCTGGGCCATGGCATCGAACAACGGGCCGTCATACACGGGCACGTCGGACAGCCCCGCACTCTCCGCACATTCTTCATAGGCCGCTCTGACCGCCATCCGGGCCGCCTTGCCTTCGGGACGACTGCCGTTACGGATGTCGTCCATGGTCTCCGCCCCGAGGCGGGCCTCCATGCACGCCTTCACTTCCGGCGAAGCATTGCGCACCTCGCCAGGACCGAACCCCCAGCCGGAAGTTGCCCCAAGCAGCAAAAGAGCGAACACAAGAAGAGTCATCAGCCTGAAATTCAAATTCACGGGAACGCTCCTTCATCGCTTTCCAAAATGACAAGTAGGTTTCATCACTACTACGCGTCCCGCCGGACAGCACCATTATTATCGGGACATCCCCATGGCGCGCACTTGGCTTGGGCAACGAAATGACGTACTGTCCCACTCCCTATGAAACGAAAGCAGACACGCACCCTGCGCGTGGGCAACGTGGGCATCGGCGGGGACAACCCCGTCCGGGTCCAGTCCATGTGCAACACCGACACCCGCGACGTCATGAGCACGGTCGCCCAGATCAACCGGCTGGCCGAGGCCGGTTGCGAAATCGTGCGCCTGGCCGTGCCCGACGACAAGGCTGCCGCAGCCCTGGCCGCCATTCGCGAGCAGTCGCCGGTGCCGCTCATCGCGGACATCCACTTCGACCACAGGCTGGCACTGGCAGCCCTGGACGCCGGACTGGAAGGGCTGCGCATCAACCCGGGCAACATAGGGAACGAGTCCAAGGTGGACGCCGTGGTCCGCGCCGCCAAGGCGGCTGGCGCGCCCATCCGCATCGGCGTCAATGGCGGCTCGCTGGAAAAAGACCTGCTCAAACAATTCGGCGGGCCCACACCCGAGGCCATGGTCGAGTCAGGCCTGCGCCACGTGGCCATGCTGGAGAAGCGCGGCTTCCACGACATCAAGATTTCGCTCAAGACCTCATCGGTCCTGAACACCATCGCCGCGTACCAGCTCATGTCGGAGAAGGTGGACTATCCCCTGCACATCGGCATCACCGAGGCGGGCACCCTGCTCCGAGGCGCGGTCAAATCCGCCGTGGGCCTGGGCATCCTGCTGCACCAGGGCATCGGCGACACCCTGCGCGTCTCGCTGACCCACGACCCCGTGGCAGAGATCGGGGTGGCCTATGAAATTCTCCGCGCCCTTGGCCTGCGGGAACGCGGCCCGGAGATCATCTCCTGCCCCACCTGCGGGCGCACCGAGATCGGGCTCATCGAGCTGGCCGAAAAGGTGGAGGAAGCCCTGCGCGGCGTGGAGGAAGTCTTCACCGTGGCGGTCATGGGCTGCGTGGTGAACGGACCGGGAGAAGCCCGCGAAGCGGACATCGGCATTGCCGGCGGACGCGGCCTGGGCATCATCTTCCGCAAGGGCGAGGTGGTCCGCAAAGTCAAGGGCGACGAGAACCTGCTGCCCGAATTCATGAAAGAGATCGAGGCCTTCCTGGCCGAAAGGAGAAACAGATAATATGCGTCTTTCCCGTTACTACGTCCCGACCCTGAAGGAAGACCCGGCCGACGCCGAGGTGGTGTCCCACAAGCTGCTCATGCGCGCCGGGATGGTCCGCAAGCTGACCAGCGGCATCTACAACTACCTGCCGCTGGGCCTGCGCTCCATCAACAAGGTAGCGAACATCGTGCGCGAGGAGATGGATCGTGCCGGAGCCATGGAAGTGCTCCTGCCCACGGTCCAGCCCGCCGACCTCTGGCAGGAGACGGGCCGCTGGGAATACTACGGCAAGGAGCTGCTCCGGTTCAAGGACCGCCACGACCGCGACTACTGCCTCGGCCCCACCCACGAGGAGGTCATCACCGACCTGGTCCGACACGAGATCAAGTCCTACAAGCAGCTGCCGGTCAATCTCTATCAGGTCCAGACCAAGTTCCGCGACGAGATCCGCCCCCGCTTCGGGCTCATGCGCGGCCGCGAGTTCATCATGAAGGACGCCTACTCCTTTGACAAGGACGAAGCCGGAGCCGAGGCCTCCTACTGGAATATGTTCGAAGCCTACAAAGCGGCATTCTTACGCATCGGCCTGAATTTCAAACCCGTCCAGGCGGACTCCGGCGCCATCGGCGGCGACTTCTCCCATGAATTCATGGTTCTGGCCGAGACCGGCGAGGACACCATCGCCTCCTGCAAGGCATGCGAGTTCGGCGCCAACCTGGAAAAGGCCAAGGTGGCTCCGCCCACTGAGACCGGCGGCCTCGAGGCCCCCTGCCCGCCCATGGAAGAGGTCTCGACCCCGGGCACCCACACCGTGGAGGAGGTCTGCGGCTTCCTCGGCATCTCCGCCGACAAGCTGGTCAAGACCCTGCTCTTCGTGGTCGACGGCAATCCGGTGGCCGCCCTGGTGCGCGGCGACCGCGAACTCAACGACGTCAAGCTGCGCAACCTGGTGGGCGGCAACGAGATTGAGATGGCCGACGAGGAAACGGTCAAGAAGCTGACCGGAGCGCCCGTTGGTTTTGCCGGCCCTGCCGGCCTGGCCGAAGACGTGCCCGTCTACGCGGACCACGAGTTGCTCTCCGCCACTGACTGGGTGGCAGGCGCCAACAAGGGCGACACCCATGTCCAACACCTTTCCCTGGGCCGCGACTGCAAGGTCGAGGCATTCGCCGACCTGCGCGTCATCGAACCCACCGATCCCTGCCCGGAATGCGGCGGCGAAATCGAATTCAAGAAGGGCATCGAGGTCGGCCACGTCTTCAAGCTCGGCCTCAAGTACTCCGAAAAGATGGAAGCCACCTTCCTGGACGAGAACGGCAAGTCCCAATACATGATCATGGGCTGCTACGGCATCGGCGTCTCCCGCATCGTGGCCTCCGCCATCGAACAGAACCATGACGAGAACGGCTGCTGCTTCCCGCCCTCCATCGCTCCCTTCGAGGTCTGCCTGATCTCCTTGGGCGGCAAGGACCAGGATGTGGCCGACAAGGCCGAGGAACTCTACGCGACCCTGGAGGGGCTCGGCGTGGAGGTGGCCTACGATGACCGCAAGGAGCGCCCCGGCGTCAAGTTCGCCGAGGCCGATCTCATCGGCTATCCCATGCAGCTCGTACTCGGCGGCAAGGGCCTCAAAAACGGCATCATCGAGGCCAAGAACCGCAAGACCGGTGAAAAGACCGAGCTGCCCCTGGAAGGCTTTGCCGAGGCCTTCGCTCAGTGGCGCAAGGACATCTGGAACGGCTGGGGACTGGACGCCTAGCCTTCACGGAAAAGATTCCTCAGCAAACAGATCAACGCAATCAAAAGCGCACCATGCCAGGCATGGTGCGCTTTTCGTTTGTCGCAGTAATCGCGGCAGTCATATCATTCTGGCTTCAGCTATCGGAGGGCTCGATACTCCCATCCCAAAAACATCAACCTCATCTCTATCGACGGATCGCTGCAGCATGGCCGATACGACGCCAACACAACGTCGCAATATGTCGCATTGCGACGTCGCAATTGTTGCATTTGTCGCGCGACAGTGTCGCATGCGACGTTTGAAACACATTTGCGTGAAATGCGGGGTTTCTCTAGAGTTTGTATAACCATTAGTCTTTACAGAATATAATGCGACTAATGCATGCCTTGGCACACCGATTGCTTTAATGAGTTCAACAGCGCATCACTCGAGCCTGCAACAAACCAATGTGGAGGGAAATATGTTTGAGAGAAACGTGACCAAGGTGGTTCAGGACTGCATTCTCGACAGCGGCATCCAGGCCAAGGTTGTAGCGGAAAAGATCAACAAGCCGTACTCGACTCTCATGCGGGAAATCAATCCCTTTGACGCCAGCGCCAAGCTCGGTGCCGAGACCCTGCTCGAAATCATGAAGGTCACCTCGGACATCCGCCCCCTGCAGTTCATGGCTTCCGAGATGGGTTGCTCTCTCGAATCCGGAACTGCATAGTTTTCGCTGAACCGTCCAGCCTTCGACAGCACAAGCACATTTCGGGCCGGAGTCTTCTCCGGCCCTTTTTTTGTCCCGCTTCCGGGTAAAAGTTCAATGCGGCCTTGCGAAAGCGGCAACGCGCCTTTATACTGGGAAAAACCCGGAAAACGCGATGACCGAAACCAAAAGCAAGAAGACATCCTCACCCAGCGCTCTGAGCAGAAGGGCCGCGTTGACGCAGACCGTGGCCATAGCAGGGGTTGTCCTCCTGTTTTCCATTGCCGCCATTCTCTACAACACCTACCGCCTCTACAACCAGGTTGACAGCAAGATAGCGAGCGTGGCCGCCCTGGCGGAAACCAGCCTGGCCACGGCGGTCTGGCAGGTGGACCACGCCTCGGCCAGGGATTTCATCAACGCCGTCCTCCTGGACCCGGACGTGGTCTTTGCCCAGGTGGTCACGGGCCGCGAGACCATGGCTTCACGCGCCAAGCCGGGCTACGCGGGCATGGACTTCGCCGCCTTCGGGAAAAACGGACAGTTCCGCACCATCGCCGTGGAGATCAGAAAGAACGGCAACCGGATCGGCACGTTCAACCTGGCGACCTCGCTTCAGTCAATCCGCCGGGACGTGGTCATCAGTTGCCTCGTAACCCTGGTCCTGGCCTTCGTGCTCATCGTCGTCATCTCCCAGACCACGCTCTATTTCTCCCGAGCCAAGCTGTTCAACCCGCTCAAAAGGCTCGAGGAGTCGGCAACATCCATTGCCGACGGCGATCTTGATGCTCCCATCGACACCCATCTGCCCGGAGAACTCGGCACCCTGGCCCACGCCATTGACGATATGCGCGACTCGGTACGCCACCTGATCAGTGACCTGCAGGAATCCAAACTGCGTCTCGAGGATCACCGCAATGCCCTGGAAAAGACCGTCAAGGAACGCACCGAAGAGCTTGAGCAGAAAAACGAATCCCTGAACAAGGCCCTGGACGACGTACGCAACGCCAAGCGGGCGGCCGAGGTGGCCAACCTGGCCAAGTCCAGCTTTCTGGCCAGCATGAGCCATGAGATCCGCACTCCCATGAACGCCATCCTGGGCATGGCCGACATTCTCTGGGAAACCAAACTGACCGAAGACCAGTCTCGTTATGTGCAGGTGTTCCGGTCAGCAGGAGAAAACCTGCTGGAAATTCTCGATGACATCCTTGATCTCTCCAAAATCGAGGCGGGACGCCTCAGCCTGGAGGAAATCGAATTCAACCTCTACGAGGTAATCAGCAAAACCTGCGCGCTGATCGAGCCCAAGGCACGGAGCAAGGAGCTGAGCTTTTCCTGCGACATTGCCCCCACAGCCCCGGAATTCCTGAGCGGAGACCCGGTCCGGCTGAAGCAGATCATCATCAACCTGCTCGGCAATGCCGTGAAGTTCACCGAAGAAGGCACAGTGAGCCTGAGCGTGGACCCCCTGCAGACTGAAAACGAGGACCTGCTCCTCCAATTCACCGTCAAGGACACCGGTCCGGGAATCCCCCCGGACAAGCTCGACGCCATCTTCGACTCATTCACCCAGGCGGACAGCTCCACCACCCGGCGATTCGGCGGAACCGGCCTGGGACTGGCCATCAGCAAACGGCTGGTGAGCATGATGGGCGGCCGAATCTGGGTCGAGAGTTCCCACGGATCGGGTTCGGCCTTCCTGTTCACCGCCCGCTTCAACCTCTCCGAACCGATCGACATCATGCCGGGAGAGCCCCTCCCCACCATCGAGGACGGCGACCTGCCCGCTCTGAACCTGCTCGTATGCGAGGACTCCAAGTACAACGCCTTCGTCATCCAGACCT encodes the following:
- the arfB gene encoding alternative ribosome rescue aminoacyl-tRNA hydrolase ArfB, with the protein product MIRLTNTVCIPYGELRFITSRSSGPGGQHVNTTDTRVTLLFDVDASPSLTQFQKVAVKGKLRRRIDKRGVLRVTSQKFRSQKTNKDSAIERFVELMRWALTPVTPRKDTVVPKSAKRRRLERKRHTSERKRQRKTPDVSGEY
- a CDS encoding YchJ family protein, translated to MTKPCPCGSGKEHVECCTPYIKGEKPAPTAEALMRSRYSAYVFKELDYLKKSLAPEAVDGHDDASVKDWAEKAEWLGLEIHDTWAGGETDDTGIVEFTARYAIDGEELAHRERSEFRKIANEWRYVDGTMVSGPPVRKEPKVGRNEPCPCGSGKKYKKCCGR
- a CDS encoding amidohydrolase family protein, with protein sequence MNLNFRLMTLLVFALLLLGATSGWGFGPGEVRNASPEVKACMEARLGAETMDDIRNGSRPEGKAARMAVRAAYEECAESAGLSDVPVYDGPLFDAMAQIDETVDMDKAMTLVRGAGVSRIALFARSRKRLHQNEKAVLELAKRNPDLVVLGAPKYFQLSGDVSSDYIRATADGIRKHGYRFVGELLYTHGDKQSGKLNAAGERYVDPSRPGTARLLKALAPLKVPFMAHWEPYAPERDFPRFHALYAAWPDQVFLLPHMGFASADQLASFLEQHPNLYALTSKKERYMGDFADSAKQAAIGEAMLDGKRLRPEWKALLIRFQDRILFATDPHMRKLWRRYAEGVEGQRLILGQLPRAVAEKIAYRNAEKVYGVSVGK
- the ispG gene encoding flavodoxin-dependent (E)-4-hydroxy-3-methylbut-2-enyl-diphosphate synthase, with product MKRKQTRTLRVGNVGIGGDNPVRVQSMCNTDTRDVMSTVAQINRLAEAGCEIVRLAVPDDKAAAALAAIREQSPVPLIADIHFDHRLALAALDAGLEGLRINPGNIGNESKVDAVVRAAKAAGAPIRIGVNGGSLEKDLLKQFGGPTPEAMVESGLRHVAMLEKRGFHDIKISLKTSSVLNTIAAYQLMSEKVDYPLHIGITEAGTLLRGAVKSAVGLGILLHQGIGDTLRVSLTHDPVAEIGVAYEILRALGLRERGPEIISCPTCGRTEIGLIELAEKVEEALRGVEEVFTVAVMGCVVNGPGEAREADIGIAGGRGLGIIFRKGEVVRKVKGDENLLPEFMKEIEAFLAERRNR
- a CDS encoding proline--tRNA ligase, with protein sequence MRLSRYYVPTLKEDPADAEVVSHKLLMRAGMVRKLTSGIYNYLPLGLRSINKVANIVREEMDRAGAMEVLLPTVQPADLWQETGRWEYYGKELLRFKDRHDRDYCLGPTHEEVITDLVRHEIKSYKQLPVNLYQVQTKFRDEIRPRFGLMRGREFIMKDAYSFDKDEAGAEASYWNMFEAYKAAFLRIGLNFKPVQADSGAIGGDFSHEFMVLAETGEDTIASCKACEFGANLEKAKVAPPTETGGLEAPCPPMEEVSTPGTHTVEEVCGFLGISADKLVKTLLFVVDGNPVAALVRGDRELNDVKLRNLVGGNEIEMADEETVKKLTGAPVGFAGPAGLAEDVPVYADHELLSATDWVAGANKGDTHVQHLSLGRDCKVEAFADLRVIEPTDPCPECGGEIEFKKGIEVGHVFKLGLKYSEKMEATFLDENGKSQYMIMGCYGIGVSRIVASAIEQNHDENGCCFPPSIAPFEVCLISLGGKDQDVADKAEELYATLEGLGVEVAYDDRKERPGVKFAEADLIGYPMQLVLGGKGLKNGIIEAKNRKTGEKTELPLEGFAEAFAQWRKDIWNGWGLDA
- a CDS encoding phage regulatory CII family protein, whose translation is MFERNVTKVVQDCILDSGIQAKVVAEKINKPYSTLMREINPFDASAKLGAETLLEIMKVTSDIRPLQFMASEMGCSLESGTA
- a CDS encoding ATP-binding protein; its protein translation is MTETKSKKTSSPSALSRRAALTQTVAIAGVVLLFSIAAILYNTYRLYNQVDSKIASVAALAETSLATAVWQVDHASARDFINAVLLDPDVVFAQVVTGRETMASRAKPGYAGMDFAAFGKNGQFRTIAVEIRKNGNRIGTFNLATSLQSIRRDVVISCLVTLVLAFVLIVVISQTTLYFSRAKLFNPLKRLEESATSIADGDLDAPIDTHLPGELGTLAHAIDDMRDSVRHLISDLQESKLRLEDHRNALEKTVKERTEELEQKNESLNKALDDVRNAKRAAEVANLAKSSFLASMSHEIRTPMNAILGMADILWETKLTEDQSRYVQVFRSAGENLLEILDDILDLSKIEAGRLSLEEIEFNLYEVISKTCALIEPKARSKELSFSCDIAPTAPEFLSGDPVRLKQIIINLLGNAVKFTEEGTVSLSVDPLQTENEDLLLQFTVKDTGPGIPPDKLDAIFDSFTQADSSTTRRFGGTGLGLAISKRLVSMMGGRIWVESSHGSGSAFLFTARFNLSEPIDIMPGEPLPTIEDGDLPALNLLVCEDSKYNAFVIQTYLKNTPCTLTIAENGQVGVDAFKREAFDCVLMDIQMPVMDGYEATRTIREWEAENGRARTPLIAMTAYAHSEAAQACLEAGADSHLAKPVKKSALFDALQAVSLPKGGDAESEEAEAARISVKAAYAALERDDFASVRVLGSDIENRGKALSLELLTESGAALQQAAGDVPDRAAVRRILDDLAQVVDIPGPLG